The sequence below is a genomic window from Clostridium sp. BJN0001.
TGATATATAGGTGTCTAAGGAAAGAATAGATTACTTTGATTATGTAAAGGGAATTGCGATTTTACTCGTTATATGGGGACATTTAAATTATTGTAATGATAATATAAGAATGTTTATATATTCATTTCATATGCCTCTTTTTTTTATAGTTTCAGGTGCATTAATTAGATACATAGGTATTGATTCGGATTTAAAAAAAGGATTAATAAAAAAATTTAAAGCACTCATTGTTCCATATTTTACATTTGGAATTTTAAGCATATTAATACAGCTTAATTTTAGTGAATTTAATGATGAAACATTTTCTTATTATATTAAAAGACTTTTAACGCTGCAAGGATTTGATGCGTTATGGTTTCTACCATCTATGTTTTTTTCTATAATAATTTTTATGGTATTAAAAAAATATATAAAAAATGATTTTATTATAGCAGGTTCATGTATTTTTTTATTTATTGTAGGTTTAACACAAAATAGTATGGAAAGCATATTTTTATTAATACTTTTCAGAGTTTTTGTTGCTCTTTTTTTTATAGCTTTTGGATATTATTTATTTGAAGTTATAAAAAAATATGATGTGCCGCTTAGTCTTTCAATTGTAGGAATGATAATAGTATATTTTGCTTCACAGTATAATGGAGATGTTGAAATTTATGCACTTCAGCTTAATAATAAATTTATTTTTATTTTTACATCTTTATTTGGTACATATTTTCTTATAAACATGTTTAAAAATGAAAAAAATAATAAGGCTCTATTATTTTTGGGAAAAAATTCACTTTTAATAATGCTTACACATCAGATTATAATAAGAGCATTTAAAAATTATGGTTTTGTCATTTCAGGACATAGAAAAATGGCACTATTTTTAGTTGTAATTGCTTTTATTGAAGTGCCTATTATCTTTATTGTTAATAAGTTTCTGCCATTTATGATTGGTAGAAAATATAAGGGCAGTATTGATAAAATTAAAGGATAATGATATTATATTTAAATAGTTATAACATAAAGTACGGAGGTTTTAATAATGTCAAACGTTTTAGATGAGTTATTAGAAAGAGGTTACATAAAACAGTTTACTCACGAAGAGGAAACAAGAAAATTATTAGAAAATGAAAAGGTAACTTTTTATATAGGATTTGATCCAACAGCAGATAGTCTTCATGTAGGTCATTTTATTGCACTTATGTTTATGGCTCATATGCAAAGAGCAGGACACAGACCAATAGCACTTTTAGGTGGAGGAACAGCTATGGTTGGTGATCCAAGTGGAAAAACTGATATGAGAAAAATGCTTACTAAAGATCAGATTCAGCATAATGTTGACCATATAAAGAAGCAGATGTCAAGATTTATTGATTTTTCAGATGGAAAAGCACTTCTTGTTAATAATGGAGACTGGCTACTTAATTTAAATTATGTAGATTTTTTAAGAGAAGTAGGAGTACATTTTACAGTAAATAAGATGCTTACTGCTGAATGTTTTAAGCAGAGAATGGAAAAAGGACTTTCATTCTTAGAATTCAACTATATGCTTATGCAGGGATATGATTTTTACGTATTAAATCAGAAATATAACTGTAAGCTTGAACTTGGTGGAGATGACCAGTGGTCAAATATGATTGCAGGTGTTAATCTTGTAAGAAAAAAGGCACAAGGTCAGGCAATGGCATTAACATGTACACTTTTAACAAACAGTCAGGGACAGAAGATGGGAAAAACAGTAGGTGGAGCTTTATGGCTTGATCCTGAAAAGACATCTCCTTATGACTTCTATCAATATTGGAGAAATGTAGATGATGCAGATGTAGAGAAATGTCTTTCACTTTTAACATTCCTTCCTATGGATGAAGTAAGAAGATTAGGCTTACTTGAAGGAGCTGAAATAAATAAGGCTAAAGAAGTTCTTGCATATGAAGTTACAAAGCTTGTTCATGGTGAAGAAGAAGCTAAAAAAGCAGATAAGGCTGCAAAAGCATTATTTGTTGGAGGAACTGATATGAGTAGTGTTCCAACAAATGAAATGGGAAAAGAAGATTTAGGTCTTCCTATTATAGATGTTTTAGCAAAGCTTAAAATTGTATCTACAAAATCTGAAGCAAGAAGATTAATTCAGCAAAATGGATTATCATTAAATGATGAAAAAGTTACAGATGTTAAGAGAACACTTACAGAAGATGATTTTAAAGATGGTTCTGCTTTAGTAAAAAGAGGAAAGAAAAATTATAACAAAATAGTTATTAAATAATTTAAAGGAAAACTTCTCTATTAATTTTATTGTATTTATTTCGATATATAATATAGTAAAGTTAATTCAGAAGTTTTTTTTATAGGAGTTTAATAATAATGCCAAGTATTAATAATATAAACAATGGATACAAAGTTAATAATAAAAAAATATCAAGTAAACTTACATTTGAAGTTGGAGAGAAATTTACAGGAAGAATAGTAGATAAAGGTGATGGAAATGATATCACAGTAAGACTTTCTGATGGATGGCAGTTTATTGCAGAGTACGATGGACCAGATGTAAATCTTGATGATATTAAGCTAGTACAGTTTCAGGTAGATGGATATAGTAATGGAAAGCTTAAATTAAAACTTATAAAATCATCAGCAAATGCTGAGGATTTAAGTAGTGATGAAAATTTTAATAATATAATTGAAAAAGAAGGACTTTCAAAAGAGGATATTAGTATTTTAAAAGATATGGTAGATCATGGTATGAGCCTTACTAAAGAAAATATTAATCTTGTTAAAGGTCTTTTACAGTTTAAAGGAAAAATTTCGCTAGATAATGAAGAGGTAAATGAATTTATTCAGAAGTTTTTAAATAGTAGAGGAGTAAGTTCTGATTCTACAGAAGGAAATAAAATAAAAGAAATATTAACTAAATTTTTTAACGAATTTCAAAGTATGTCAGAGAAAGATATTTTAACATTTATTGAAAATAATATAGATTTTTCTGAAGAAAATATAAAAAGCTTTGAAGGTCTATTTAAAAACAGTGTAGATTCGAGTACCCCACAGAAAACTATTGAAAATGTGGTTAAGAATATAAATGATCAAATTCAAAATTTATCTAAAGGAGAAAATTTAACTGACTTTCCATCAGATAAGGATATTGAGTTATTTAATAAAATGATTATGGATAATTCAAATGATACGGAAAATCTTATCAAAGAAGATAAGCAAAATATATCTTCGCCTCAAAGCCAGATGAAAGCAACTGAAACATACGTTTCAAATGATCCTGGCAAAAAGATAAATGTTATGGATCTTTTAAAGACTCTTTCGGAAAATTATGATAATGATACAAAATTTCAGCAAAACGATGAATTTGTTGAAATAAAAAATATAATACAAAATTTAGATGATGAGTCTATAAAAAATATAATAAATGATCTTAATATAGATGGTAGTTATGATGAAAATAATATAAGTAAAGAAGCTTCAAAAATTATAGATGAAGCTAATAAAGCAAAACTTGAAAATATTATTTCAAAATCGCAAAATAAAGATGTAAATCTTACTGATAGTGAATATAAAAAGATAGTTAATCTAATAAAAGAAGAGATATCTAATAGTGCAGTAAAGAATGATACTTTAAATGATACGAGTAAAAATCTATTAAAAACTGACTATAAAGATATAAAAGATAATATAAAAAATAATATTAATGAAGTAAAGGATGCTGTTAAAAATATAATAAAGCATCTTCAGTCTGATTCGAATATTACTGATAAGATAATATCAATAATAAAAAGTAATATTAGTGATATAAAAGTCTTTAATTCTATAAATGATAAATATTATTATATTAATTTTCCTATAAAGGCTCAAGATAGTGAATGTCCATGTAGAGTAATTATTAAAGACAAAAGAAAAGATGGAAAGAAAATAGATAAGACAAATGCAAGAATGATAGTTACAATAGATACAGCTAATATGGGAAAAGTAGATAATTATGTAATTATAAATAAGAATAGGCTCGATGTAAATATAAAGTGTGAACCTAATTTTGTTAGAACGATAGAAAATAAAAAAATAAATCTTATAAATGGCCTTAGCACTTTAGGATTAAATATTAATGTTTCTGTAAATCCGAAGGTTGAAGAAACAGATATAACAAACTGTAGAAAGTTTTTCAACGATTTTACTATATCAGTAATTGACACAATGGTATAATTATTTTAAGAAAGGGGTAAGTTATGAATCAGAGAAAAAAAGCTGCGGCTCTTCAATATGAATTTAATAATGAAGCTCCTGTAGTTACAGCTTATGGTATTGGAAAAATTGCAGATAATATAATAGAAAAAGCGAAAGATAATGATGTTCCTGTTGTATATAATAAGGAACTTACAAATTTATTATGTAACGTTGATGTTGGAAGCGAAATTCCTGATGAACTATATGAAGCTGTAGCACATATTATAGCTTTTGTAACAGATATTGATAAAAAATTATAGACCGAAAGGAAATTATATATGGCACTTTACACTATTTCAGATCTTCATCTTGGTTTTAATGTGGAGAAACCAATGGATGTATTTGGAGAGAAATGGAAAGATCATGCGTTTAAGATAAAAAGCAATTGGTTAAAAAAAATAAAGGATACGGATACTGTTTTGATTGCAGGGGATATTTCATGGTCTCTTAAAGAAAAAGACAGTGAATATGATTTGAATTTTATAAATGATCTTCCAGGAAGAAAAATAATAAGCAAGGGAAATCATGATTATTGGTGGGGGAGCATAAGTAAACTAAATAGTCTTTATGAAAATACGAAGTTTATCCAGAATAATTTTTATACATATAAAGATTATGCTATATGCGGTACAAGAGGTTGGATATGTCCAGGAAGTGATAAGTTTACATCTAAAGACGAAAAGATTTACTTAAGAGAGCAGATAAGGCTCAAATTATCACTAGATGAAGCTAAAAAAAATGGCTATGATAAAATAATAGTTATGATTCATTATCCACCAGTTAATGAAAAGTTTGAGGATTCAGCATTCACTGAAATTTTTAAACAGTACAATGTTGAAAAAGTAATATATGGCCATCTTCACGGAGCAGTTTTAAAAGGAAAATTATATCAAGGAATGATAGATGGAATAGAATATATGCTTACATCATCAGATTATATAGATTTTGATCCTATAAAAATAATGGACTAAGGAAAATGATAGTGCAAATGACAAATTGTTAAATGACAAAGGACAAAGAAGGTGGCAATTCCTCCGGAATTTCATTGTATGTATTTTGCGATTTTCGCAAAAAATAAAGCTTTCGCTTGAAGCGAAAGCTTTTATTTTTTGTTTCTGCACTTTAAGCAGAAACTTCTACAATTATCAATTATACATTAGCACATTATGAATTTTATCAAATTCCAAGTTTCTGTGCCTAAGTATAAAGAGCCCTATTTGTCATTTAGTATGTTCTTTTTCTTATTTGATGCATGTTTGCAGATAATATAAAAAATTCATAAATATAAATGCACTAATTGATACATTTATATTGACAAATAGCATATAATAAAGTATCTTTGTATTACAAAGAGGTGATGCAATGAATCCATATTATAACCAGAACTACACAAGAGAGCAGATAGATGCTATTCTTAATAAAATAAAAAATTGTGTGGTGAATAATAAATTTACGATTGCACTAAACAAAAATAGACAGGAAAATTTAGACTTTATTAATGAATATAATATTCGAAGTGATAAACAAAAATCAATATTATTACAGATAAAAACAGAAGATTTTTGTCATACATTGCAGAATATAAAAATTGGTTTTGAATATGAAGTTCTTTATGTTTTTGTTCCGAAGGCTCAATTATTTAATGCTGATGGAGAAGAAGAAACCGTAGATATTTACACCAAATTTAATGTGATAGATATGTCTAATGGAAGCCGTACAGTTGTAATATCTTTTCATAAACTAAACAAGCCGATTGATTACTTATTTAAGTAAGTCGGAAATTGAAAGGAGACGCTATTATGAGTGAAAGAAAAGTATTTTGCGAAGAATGTAGAAATGATGTTGCTTTTACTATTAATGAAAAGAAAATGGAAGGTACTATTAAAGGTGAAAAATATTCTTATATTGGAAAAGAAGCACGTTGTGTAGATTGCGGCTCAAAGATTTATGTTGCAGAGGTAAATGATTTTAATTTGAAAGAGTTATATGATGCATATAGAGAAAAGAATAATATCGTATCGCTTAAGGTGATTTTAGCAATTCCTGAAAAATATTCGATTGGAAAAAGACCACTTTCCCTTTTACTTGGTTGGGGAGAACAGACATTTTCTAGATATTGCGATGGAGATATGCCAACAAAGCAGTATTCTGAAATTCTGCAAAAGCTCTATGATGATTCAGCTTATTATGCAGAAATATTAGAAAATAATAAAGGAAATTTGAAAACTACTGCATCTTATGAGAAGAGCAAAAGAGCAGTAAATAAACTTCTTGGAAGAACTCAGAATACAAAGACAAAGATAGATTTAGCAATTGAATATTTGTTGAGTCAATGTGAAGACATCACGCCATTAGCATTACAGAAAGCACTATATTATATTCAGGGATTTTATTATGCTTTTTACAAAACATTTCTTTTTTCTGAGGAGTGTGAAGCATGGGTTCATGGGCCTGTCTATCGAGATATATATTATAGGTATCGGGATTATAGATTTGATTCTATTGAAGGAAATGACGAATTTGATGATTCAGTATTTTCTTCATCTGAAAAAGCAATTTTAGATAGTGTGATAAAGAATATTTGTTGCTATAGTGGAAAAGTTCTTGAAGCATTTACACATTCAGAAACTCCTTGGCTTTCAACTAGAGGAGAACTTTCGCTTACTACAGCATCAGATAAAATTATTGAGAAAGAACTTATAGGAACTTACTTTAGTGCTGTTAAAGAAAAGTACAATATGATTAATACAAATGATATTAAAGGATATACTCAGAAAATGTTTGAACAGATTTAGAACGTTTAATGGACAAATGACAAATTGTTAAATGACAAAGGACTTTTCAAATGACAAA
It includes:
- a CDS encoding acyltransferase family protein gives rise to the protein MSKERIDYFDYVKGIAILLVIWGHLNYCNDNIRMFIYSFHMPLFFIVSGALIRYIGIDSDLKKGLIKKFKALIVPYFTFGILSILIQLNFSEFNDETFSYYIKRLLTLQGFDALWFLPSMFFSIIIFMVLKKYIKNDFIIAGSCIFLFIVGLTQNSMESIFLLILFRVFVALFFIAFGYYLFEVIKKYDVPLSLSIVGMIIVYFASQYNGDVEIYALQLNNKFIFIFTSLFGTYFLINMFKNEKNNKALLFLGKNSLLIMLTHQIIIRAFKNYGFVISGHRKMALFLVVIAFIEVPIIFIVNKFLPFMIGRKYKGSIDKIKG
- the tyrS gene encoding tyrosine--tRNA ligase gives rise to the protein MSNVLDELLERGYIKQFTHEEETRKLLENEKVTFYIGFDPTADSLHVGHFIALMFMAHMQRAGHRPIALLGGGTAMVGDPSGKTDMRKMLTKDQIQHNVDHIKKQMSRFIDFSDGKALLVNNGDWLLNLNYVDFLREVGVHFTVNKMLTAECFKQRMEKGLSFLEFNYMLMQGYDFYVLNQKYNCKLELGGDDQWSNMIAGVNLVRKKAQGQAMALTCTLLTNSQGQKMGKTVGGALWLDPEKTSPYDFYQYWRNVDDADVEKCLSLLTFLPMDEVRRLGLLEGAEINKAKEVLAYEVTKLVHGEEEAKKADKAAKALFVGGTDMSSVPTNEMGKEDLGLPIIDVLAKLKIVSTKSEARRLIQQNGLSLNDEKVTDVKRTLTEDDFKDGSALVKRGKKNYNKIVIK
- a CDS encoding flagellar hook-length control protein FliK codes for the protein MPSINNINNGYKVNNKKISSKLTFEVGEKFTGRIVDKGDGNDITVRLSDGWQFIAEYDGPDVNLDDIKLVQFQVDGYSNGKLKLKLIKSSANAEDLSSDENFNNIIEKEGLSKEDISILKDMVDHGMSLTKENINLVKGLLQFKGKISLDNEEVNEFIQKFLNSRGVSSDSTEGNKIKEILTKFFNEFQSMSEKDILTFIENNIDFSEENIKSFEGLFKNSVDSSTPQKTIENVVKNINDQIQNLSKGENLTDFPSDKDIELFNKMIMDNSNDTENLIKEDKQNISSPQSQMKATETYVSNDPGKKINVMDLLKTLSENYDNDTKFQQNDEFVEIKNIIQNLDDESIKNIINDLNIDGSYDENNISKEASKIIDEANKAKLENIISKSQNKDVNLTDSEYKKIVNLIKEEISNSAVKNDTLNDTSKNLLKTDYKDIKDNIKNNINEVKDAVKNIIKHLQSDSNITDKIISIIKSNISDIKVFNSINDKYYYINFPIKAQDSECPCRVIIKDKRKDGKKIDKTNARMIVTIDTANMGKVDNYVIINKNRLDVNIKCEPNFVRTIENKKINLINGLSTLGLNINVSVNPKVEETDITNCRKFFNDFTISVIDTMV
- a CDS encoding EscU/YscU/HrcU family type III secretion system export apparatus switch protein; this translates as MNQRKKAAALQYEFNNEAPVVTAYGIGKIADNIIEKAKDNDVPVVYNKELTNLLCNVDVGSEIPDELYEAVAHIIAFVTDIDKKL
- a CDS encoding metallophosphoesterase: MALYTISDLHLGFNVEKPMDVFGEKWKDHAFKIKSNWLKKIKDTDTVLIAGDISWSLKEKDSEYDLNFINDLPGRKIISKGNHDYWWGSISKLNSLYENTKFIQNNFYTYKDYAICGTRGWICPGSDKFTSKDEKIYLREQIRLKLSLDEAKKNGYDKIIVMIHYPPVNEKFEDSAFTEIFKQYNVEKVIYGHLHGAVLKGKLYQGMIDGIEYMLTSSDYIDFDPIKIMD
- a CDS encoding type II toxin-antitoxin system antitoxin SocA domain-containing protein, with protein sequence MSERKVFCEECRNDVAFTINEKKMEGTIKGEKYSYIGKEARCVDCGSKIYVAEVNDFNLKELYDAYREKNNIVSLKVILAIPEKYSIGKRPLSLLLGWGEQTFSRYCDGDMPTKQYSEILQKLYDDSAYYAEILENNKGNLKTTASYEKSKRAVNKLLGRTQNTKTKIDLAIEYLLSQCEDITPLALQKALYYIQGFYYAFYKTFLFSEECEAWVHGPVYRDIYYRYRDYRFDSIEGNDEFDDSVFSSSEKAILDSVIKNICCYSGKVLEAFTHSETPWLSTRGELSLTTASDKIIEKELIGTYFSAVKEKYNMINTNDIKGYTQKMFEQI